The segment ATTGAGATAACATAAACCATCCTAAGTCTGCAAAGAGATGAGGATAAATGGGCTACTGAATGTAAAGGTGGCACAAATGTGCAGCTCTTCAAGAGATGCAGGACTTGGGGCCTTTTGCAATGGTCTTGTATGAGGGAGAACAACTCAGACCCTTGGCTGGCCCCTGTAAAAGAGCAGCTGTAGCTCAGTTGCCTTCTTGTTCCCAAAGAGCTGACAGACACAGTTGTCTGCACTGTGACAGCTTCCACCAGCATCAGACACCCTTGGTTAACAGCTACAGATAGCCTTAGCATCACTGAATGTTTTTATGGACATTCCTGCCAAAAGCTTGTCCACAGACTAtctgaataaaattatttatacaaTAGGTACCTATGCCAGCCCATGAATGGCTGGCACATAAGCAGCTTTGTACACTTCTGTTTGAAGCCAAATATTGATGTAAAAATATTACCAAATATTTATATGACAACTGTTCACCAACTTTGTTCCCAAAATCAATTAACAGAAAACAGTATTTCAATATAGTACTGTGTAAGCGATAAGAATAAGAAACAAAGGAACACTTCAGTATTTCTATAGGTATCTCATTTACAGATATAAACTTATATGGGCCATTCAACTCTGAGTTCATCACAATTGCTTTCAGATTACAGATAAGAATAACATATAATCACCTATTTTATTCACTAGGTTAACATAATATTTGTAGTGTTATATGGCACTAAATGAGATAATGGCTACAATACTCTTAGTTTTACATGTAGTGGGTTTTTATTCTGAATTATTTGCTCCACAAGTTACTTTCACACAGATTCCTCAATATGCTTTTCCTAGAATCTTTTTTACATTTGGGAAGAGATTGTTCATACATTTGTATACTTATGAGTCAAtactttttctttataattaaattaaaattgtctctgaaatctaaaataaattagGCCAACTGAATTAATAAAATTTGCATAAGCTATCAaataatgacaattttttttctcagagttGTGCCCCACATTCTACAGAAATCAGATGTATGTTATCCTCTGGGAAGCCACATTCTCTCTGCCACCCACAACCTTGTGGAGTCTTGTAAACATATGTCTCCCAGGAGTCCCGATCTCCAGATCAGCTTCTGGGCATTAGGGCTCACCAGCTCCTGGCACGACAGAGACCTTGGGAGGAGCAGCCAGAACACCTGGAGCACCACGTGCTCTACTACAAAAGGGTATGGGCTCATCTACCACTCTGACACATGCTGCCAAACCAAAAAGATTTCTCTGAGCAGTAactcaatttttaaaacattcctAAATTCCCAAACTCAGCCAAAGGGATGCTTGTGAAGGGATATGAAGTTCTGAAAAATTTTGTCTATCTCAAATGAAATAAAGCCATAGTTCAAAAGGCTatatattttgtaattaaataCACATGTATGTACATGTAAGCACATTATTCTTGAATGTTAATAACTTATTAACAAAATATCTTCCCCTCAACAGTCTCAAAATGTATTTGTGTTTGGGCTGATACCAAGCATGGGACACTATCatctcagggattttttttagcaTAGTATGACTACATTGCAGAAGGGACTATAATTATAATCTTGACATTACCATAACGACCGTGGTTGCTATCAGGTGACAGGTATTATATAGATAATCAGTAGACAGCAATATTTAATGATGCAtgagataaaagaaaattaattcatgCCTTTAATTCAGCTCAGAGCCATCATTTGTTAAATCTGCATGTGACTGTCCTAATCCTGTTCATATGTACATAACAGTTACATTAAATAATGAAGAGCTAAGCAAGGTATCTGCTGTGAAATTCAGAGAGCTTATATTTACTCTTTATATACAATGAATAGTTTTCTATGTTTCTATTTACCTCTATTTTTAACACAATAGTTCTACTGCCTTGATTTAATtagcatacaaaaaaaaaaaatagaaaaagctagtagctgctgtgaaatgtataaaaaaaagtctttgttgAAATTAAATAGAAGCAGTAGTGAGGCTggctatttttttcccatgttgcTACCTACTAACTCTTTCATTTAATCTGTCCTAGAGAAATAATGCCACAACCTGAGAAAAAGTAACCTAGAGTAAGGGGAGATGCTCTGTTGAATGAAAGAGAGACAATTATGCTCACTGCAGGAGCTAATATGGCTGAACATTTCAAATCCTGCAGGATTTTATCACTACCTTTATAAAACAGGATTAATTGAAAGAGATATTTTTGTGGAAAAGGACACTCCTGAAATGAAGCTATTCCAGTATGTGTAGATGGCCATGGGTGAAATGCAACAGAAGACAAAGGAGTAATACTCAAACATAGATATGAAGCAGCACTACTCACATATTTTCACAATAATTCTGTTCAAACCTTGGTGCTCCTGTCTCCACAGCGACTACACTACTACAGCCATCTCACTGAACCTTAGAATGGAAGATGCAAAGTTTATTGAGATTCACAGGAACAGTGTCTAATGAAATCACATCAAACTTGGTGTCAGAGGTTCTAGGCTGAGAAGAAACTGGCTGTCTCAGCACTGTGGTAAACAGAGGCAAGGCAGACAAAGGGGTCATAAGAAAACATGGAGGATATGGAACATACATGACCAATGTTTTATAAAACTGACTATTTTTCAATTCATCATCTTTGTCTTTCAAGCTCTCCCTTTCACAGTTTTCCTCTGTTGCTAATGCTCACTTTGCTGCTTTGCAATTAACATTACACCTCCATCACATCATCAGCTTCAGAATAGATCAGGAGAGATGCAGCTCTTGCCTGAAGCATAGCTGCGTTTTGAATTCTGCCCTCAGACTGCCACACAGCAGGTGAAGACAGCCTGAACACAAGGCATCTTTGGTCTTAAGTGAAGCTTTTCAATAACAGCATTTCTGTTattctggtttttcttttcaataacaGAAATTTCTGTTCTGGCTCTGCGTGCCTTGGCTCTTGAACCACCAGAGCTGATTCTGTCCAGTAGGGATGAGATTCATTCTTCCTTCCTTTGTGTTTCTTTCATAATTAATACTAATTATGCTTTTCATCAGCTGTCAATTCtagagcagcaggaaaacttTGGAAGCAGGAGTGAATCTCACAGAAGTacagaaaaaagagacatttaaaGGATGCTGAAAAATTTTGGCAGAGGCACgtttttattattcattatttcAACCCATTGTCTTACAAGAGGATAAATTCAGCATGGTGAAGTCTAAGGTGCTACACAGCTCCCTTGATTGGCATGAGCTCCCCTTCCAACTGGCAGTTTGCTTTCCTTCTGAACAACTCCCAAAAGCTTGGCTCTAAAATGATGACAAGCCTGATGTCTGGGGTTGCAGGTTAGACATCCTACAGTTTTCCCTGAACTCCAAACAGTTAACCTTCCTGGAGTAGTTATTATGCCTCTTCAGAAACCCAAAGCTTCAGGCAAAAAAGCAGccacaaatgtttttttttctcgaGATTGTTTCcaattctttattttcatgaaTATCCATCCAGACTCGGTGTAGGGCAGACTGCACAGGGACCCTGACCATATTGAACTCCTTGACAATAAACAGGCGAGGTGGCCCACACTCTTCAAGCAGAGCCCTTTTTCTGTAAGGCTGTGTTTTCCACACCAGAAGAGATCTTTAGATCACCATGTATGGCAACAGATTGGTTTGAATACCTGCATAAATGTGCTTATTCTGTACTGATGTCACTTTTACGTTACTATGATTGAACCCTTGAGCCAAAAAGGTTTCTTCTCCAGCCTTCAAactatttttgaattttttttatattaccCTTTTTTTTATACAACCTTACTCAAATGCAAGTATCTGTAAATATAGACAAAGAATTTGTCCACTGCTCTGCACAGTAAAAGCCCAACTTCAATACCTACTCACTCTAAATAGAAATTTAAGCATGTGGGATTTGTCTATCACTTCTTTAGTCTTAGTTTACAACTGTCTCCCAAAACTTACCCTGCTCAAGCAGTTGTGCCCTGATCAGCAGAATCAAGAACTTTTCCCTTAGTGAAGAAAATTACAGAAGATactgaagaaagggaaagagaaggaaagaaaatagacTATTACCCTGGTAAAATGATGACAGTGCATGGGAAGGATTGAcataaaagagcaaaaaaaagtAGCTTTCTTAGAAGTTAAACAGTCACGAGAAAAGCTATTTTCGCTGCCATTTGAGAAAGGGACTTCTGAATTTAAAGAATATTGCAATAATCTAGTTATGTGATTTAAGATTAAATAGAAAGCTAAAGTATATGTTgtcacttttttctttaatgaaatgCTACACTTAAATGtcttcatttgaaaataatctgtatgtgggtttttttaaaaatagcatcaacttggtagttagaaaaaaaaGGTTCACAATGTGCTTATGGCTGACTGAATCTGGAGGTTAGCTAAGATGTTATCTCTGCTTGTCAGTCCAACACTGAATGTAGTCTCCATAAGACTGCTTTTGCAATTCCTATCTTTTTGATTTTAGAGTTTAAAGAAAATTTGCTGGTGTATGGAATGCTTTGTTAAAGGAAGAAATTGAGAATACAAGtgcatgtttttatttattaagaaaAGCATAGAATTGTATCTCCTCACATACAAAGAATCAAAGAATTTGAGATGGTTAATTTTATCATAATTCCAGGCCTCTTCTGgctttcagatttttctctgtgctgtttcTCAGGATCAAACTGTTAGCACCCCTGTCCTGTCTTTTTCATCTCCCCTTGTCATAATTCCCCAGCTTCACCTTGCTGTCTGTACTTTTTTACACTCCTATTTTAAGGACAATGATTGCCCAGTTCTGGCAGAGACTCATATTGCTGTAGCTACCTAATTCCACAAAGCAGCTCTACAgctttttaaaactattttgagTTAAGGGTGAATTCAAAAGATTGAATCCAAACTCTAACTTCAGGAACACCCTCTACAAGCAATTTTCACTAATAACCCATGCCTCAGGGCATTATTTTGAGGCATCACAATTTTACTTTCAAAAAGCAGGTCCCACATGTACTTCTGCATGGGCAATTCACAAACTGAGTGGGAGATTTATTCGGGCCATAATATGCCAAATAGCACTTTTCAAGCACATCAGTGCAGCTGACCACAATTCATGCAGGCTGTTACTAACTTCTACCTGCTCTTGTTTCCAGAAGCCCTCAGAAAGTAGCAAAGTAATAGGCAACTATTGCACGTGAACTTCATGGCTGATCTGCACTACTGTATCACTACTGCATCATAAATTCAATGCTTTAATGAGCTCTCACCTCCCATCTAAAGCACATGAAGCCAGCTAATACATGTCACTGCCAGTCAATCCAGGAAGGGCAGCTTCAGGCCATGCTCAGACAACTTGCTTGGCACAACACCAGAGGTAAGGAGCAACTCAGTTCAAGCAAACCTCATTTGAATTGCTGACAGGATTTTCTATCATCTTCATTTACACCTCTTGAAAGGGTGTTTGGTAGAGACATTTTAAAGGACAATTGGCAACATATCCCTTGTGTCTGTAAATTAGTTGTTTGAGCATGACAGAAATTCACATTGAAGAAAAGTCACCATTAAACTAGCAGAGGACACATAAATCATCTGTAAATTAAAGCATAGAATGACAAAAATTGAGAATGAAATCCAGTTCCTTAACCAAGAAGCAGTACCACAGAGCCAGGAGAACTTGAGCCAAGCCGAGCTTCCGTTGCAATTTACCGTGGAGTATTTACAATGTGGAAATACAAAAATTATGGCTGTAGAACAAGGCATACAGGACTTTTCAGAGCATTAATTTCTCAGAGAAACTGATCTTGAGACAAATACTCTTTCTTAATTACTTTAAATTCATTCTTTTTTCTGCGTAATGTTATTTAGGTCACCTGAGTATATTAAAACAGTCAAAGATTTACAGTCAGATGTAATTACATCAAACTTTCCAAGGGATTTCCAGCTGTTTTCTGGAATTGATGCATAGCATAAGGATAGCTTTCTAGAGTTTTGTACATCATAGCATTTTTATACACGTTTGCATTTTAAACGTAGTCTATATAAAATACAGGCATTTCAGATTTAACTTGCATGCTATTTTACAAGGGAAGAAGCCCAGAAGTTCCAGTTATCTGATGGTTTGGACATTGAATTTGGAAACATGTTATTGCTTTAATTTCAGACTAACGTGTTCCACAGCCAAAAACAGGGGAGAGGCATTgtctaattttttattttagagtttgatttttttgcttatGGGCCTAGTAATGAGCTTTACCAAGTTTCTTGAGTTCCTTTAGCCATAGTGGGAGATGCAAAATGCATTCTTCTGTGGGTTCCAACCTAAGGATTATTTTGTAGTTGAACAGGGTCTTACCCCTGGGTGGCCCTTGGTTGAACTTTATTTTGGAAGTGAACCAGCATATTTTTCAGTATTGGGACAGATGAGGTTGAAGCAGTTTTCCTTCTCCATTTGCTACACAAAGACAGCTACAGCACAGCCACTGCGATTAGGATGAGATATTACAACAAGGATATAGTGGCTCCTTCACTCTCCAAGATATGTGCACagtgttaataaaataaatcttgcATATCTTATATGTTCAGTATTTCCTTGCTGGTCCTCCACATCTTTCTGGTGCCATCACTCAGAGGAACACTGTCTCCAGTATGAAGGAAGAAGGTTTCTGTACAATTCAGACTCaagaaaacttattttactTTACCACAGGTGCTTGCAAGTGGCTAAAGCTGTTTTCAAGATGTTAATACAATTTCTGGatgtcaatttaaaaaaaaatccttttgagGCCTTCattctttgtgtttttaaatcCTGACCTTAACAAGTATCTCTTTTGTGATTATGGAGGGTTTTTTTAtgccagaaaacaaaatatcgGTATGGGACTTTTAGATACATCATTCTATCACAGATACCAAACAGGTCTTAgtcttggaaaaaaacattaaattattCCCTTTCTCTCAAAGCATTGTTTGTGGAAACTCAAACTCCAGCAGGTAAAGCAAGCGTGTGGTGCATTATAAAATAATGCCAAAGGGCCTTTAATATTATTACCTATCATGTGTGTCTTTTCCTTGTTATTATCCCATCTTAAACTATCCTCATGAGAGCTCCAACTTTGTGTCACCCAATGCAACACACTCTTGTTTGACAAAGTTTCCTATGTTCCCATGGGTCCATTCTTCTCGAGACAGCACAACTTAGGTGATACTGCTTGTGGATGCCCACGGATTCAGAAAACAGCTACCTTCTTGCAGACGTTTGTGCCAGAAGGCAAACACAGCACTAAGTATCATCACCATGAGAACAACAGCAACAGTGTTGGAAAAGAGGAAGGAGGAAGTCAagcaacagagaaggaaatagaAGGATTTTAAGACCATTCCTGGAAGGAATAGACCTGCAGCACTCACCACCACAGTTTCAGTGCGAGGAGCTGTCTCCTTTCCAAATGCCAGACAGAATCTGTTACTGTGTATCTAGAAGAGGCTGTGAAATCATACTTCTGCAATAATATATTTAAGAGAAATACAACAAACTGGTAACTGAACAGGTGACAAGGTTAGATGGACACCACCAGCCTTCATATTGCATTGCATTTTATCGCGTGGCCATGGGCAGAGACTTTTGTTAAAACAGGCCTTAAAAAGCTTTCAAACCAGATCACCACAAAGGTGcatatgtttttgtttttaacagttTCCACAGACAGCATCGTCCGGAAGTTTGCCAGAGAAAGCTGAAGGAGGGTCTTGGATGGAGCACAGAGATGCTGGGGAAAGGAAGCAGCTCCCGGTGCctgcgtgtgtgtgtgtaatgAGACACCTGCCAGTCCTTCACAAACGAACCTTGTGTTCAGGGAGCTCGCTTCAAAGAACTACTTTAAATGCTGAAAGAATTACATCgattttataaaaacaaactTGCATATGTCTCAGAAAGAGCTGTCTAGGTGCCTGTCATACAGAAATCTTTAGAGCATAACAACAGTTACGTGCGTTGCCATATTTACCGGTTATCCCAGATTCCTAAAAGCACTGCTGTGACTGGAGTCCTGGCCGGCTCCCGGGGGCGGACAGCAGCCGTGTGGGAGCGGGGCTGAGGGGGCGGGCGGGAGATCCCGCCCCAGTGTCCGTCCCGGTGCCTCGGGAAAGCACCCGGCGCTGCCGGGCCGTATGGCAGAAGAGGGAGCGGGCAAGAAGTGCGTGGGGTCAcaaaggagcagcaggacaggaagAAACGCTACCGGGACGGGCGCCGGGACGGCTCGGCCGCCCGACGGGCGGTGGCCACCGGCGGGGCTGTCGGAGCGGCCTGAGGGGTCCCGGCGCCGCCCCGGGCCCTCagcgcggcgcggccgcggcgctGGCGCCGCTCCCCGTGCCCCGGCGCCGCGGCAGCTgcgggcagggcggggcgccGGCGGGGCCCGCGGCGGAGGCTGCGGagcgcggggcggcggccgggccCTCGCCGCGGGGCAGGACAGAACGGGCCGCCCGGCGGAACTCCTCGCTGCGCCACGTGTAGAGCAGCGGGTTGAGAGCCGAGAgcgagcagagcagcagccagctggcGGCCTGCAGCGCCGGCGGCGCCGGGCGCAGGAAGAAGCTCAGGAGGCTCACCCAGACCAGGGGCTGGGTGCCCAGCAGGAACAcgcagcagagcagcaggacgGAGACGCTGCTGAGGCGGCGCTGGGCGcggcgaggcggcggcggcgcggcggggaaGGGCAGCTGGTGCAGCAGGTGGAAGTTGAGGACGCTGACCCGCTTGGCGCTGCCCCGCACCCGCCGCACGATGCCGAGGTAGCAGTGGAGCAGCAGCGCGGTCTGGCCCAGCACGGCCAGGGCGAGGAGCAGGGCGGTGTAGCGAGAGCTGCCGTCCGACTGGGCCGAGCCCAGGGTCCAGAGCCCGGGCAGcagcgggaccgggagcagggcgAGGGCCCAGGAGAGCCCGATCATGCAGCCCGTGTGTCTCCGCTGGTAGAGGGCCTGGTACACGCTGGGCAGCTTGGTGATGAGCACGTACCTGTTGAAAGCCACCAGCAGGTGCGAGGCCAGGGAGACGGTGAGGCCGAGGCCCAGGAGCCCCCCTCGGAGCAGCCGGTACTCCGCCGAGCGAAGGGAGGAGGAATTCgggggcagcagccccagcacagcctcctgGGGCATCCACAGGGCGCACACGCTCAGGTCTGCCGCACAGCCGTTCACGATGAAGGCATTGCTGGTTGTCTGCAGCTTCTTGAAGGAGAAGACTAAATAGATGACCATCACATTGGATAAAGTCCCTGAGATAGCTAAGACTGCGTAGAGCAGCGACAGAAAGATGCGGGTCCCGGAGGAgtcctcccagagcagcagcagaggcgAGCTAGCACTCCAGGAAGAGGCGTTGGGCATCTCGCTGAATGCAGCTCAGTTTTGACTTTGCCCTGTAAATCCCATCCTTGTCTGGGTCAGAAGTTCTGCTGCAGGAGTCCTCACCAAGAACACGGGAGGCTATGCAGCTGAAGGACTCTAAGGCAGGTTTCAGTCATACAAGCTGTAAGGTCCAGAAAATGCCGTTTGCAGTAAGGATCCAAAAACC is part of the Taeniopygia guttata chromosome 8, bTaeGut7.mat, whole genome shotgun sequence genome and harbors:
- the GPR88 gene encoding G protein-coupled receptor 88, which produces MPNASSWSASSPLLLLWEDSSGTRIFLSLLYAVLAISGTLSNVMVIYLVFSFKKLQTTSNAFIVNGCAADLSVCALWMPQEAVLGLLPPNSSSLRSAEYRLLRGGLLGLGLTVSLASHLLVAFNRYVLITKLPSVYQALYQRRHTGCMIGLSWALALLPVPLLPGLWTLGSAQSDGSSRYTALLLALAVLGQTALLLHCYLGIVRRVRGSAKRVSVLNFHLLHQLPFPAAPPPPRRAQRRLSSVSVLLLCCVFLLGTQPLVWVSLLSFFLRPAPPALQAASWLLLCSLSALNPLLYTWRSEEFRRAARSVLPRGEGPAAAPRSAASAAGPAGAPPCPQLPRRRGTGSGASAAAAPR